In the Rhodospirillaceae bacterium genome, AAATGCTCGATCGCCACAAGCGCGCGCCAGTCGATCACGCCGATGCCGTAGCTTTCTGCGTAGCTGCGGGCAACGACCCGCGAAATGCGGTTCGACAGGACGTTGATCTTGAAGTTGAACCAGGCTTCCAGTTCCGCTTCGTAGTTCGGGTCGCGTTCCGGGACTTCGGCGCTTCGACCGGCCATGGTTGATCCTCCACGCCCAAAGGATAGCACAGATTAGTTGGTCCGCCAACTAATCTGTGCTATCGGGCGATTTCCGGCAGCGATGAAGAGAGGCCGAGTTGGCCGAAATCGTTTTGGTTCACGGTGGCTGGCACGGCGGCTGGTGCTGGCGTCCTGTGGCGGACCGTCTGCGTACGGAGGGCCACACCGTATATGCGCCGTCGTTGACGGGCCTCGCGGACCGTTCGCATCTGCTGGGCCCGGATGTCGGCCTGGAGACCCATATTGCCGACATTCGGCACTTGGTCGAATGGGAAGATTTGACCGATGTCGTGCTTGTCGGCCACAGCTATGGCGGCTTCGTCACCACATGCGTGGCGGACCGGATTCCCAGCCGGATCGGCGCCCTGGTGTATCTCGACGCCTTCGTCCCGGAACCCGGAACATGCGTTGCCGACAACCTTTCGCAGGAACGTCTCGAACTTGCGCGGACCGAAGCGCAAAAACGGGGTGGAGGATGGCGCGTATCGCCACCGGATGCAGCTCTTTGGACGGATGATCCCGGCTTAAGGGACTGGATCAATGCTCGGACGACCGATCATCCGCTGCGCACCTTCGAAGACGCGCTGACACTGGCGACAGACTGGGAGCGGGTGGTCAGAAAGATGTATATCCAGGCTGAACGGCACTCGGAAACCAGATTTCGCGATATTTCCCGAAAGTACGAACCGGATCCGAACTGGACCGTCCACCGGCTGCCGACCTTTCACGACGCGATGCTGACAATGCCGGATGAGACAGCCAGGCTGATTCACTCGGCGGTGCCCGATCGATCGTCTGCTCAATAGGTGCGACAGCGCGGCGAACACGGCGCCGCCGTGCGCATCCGACGAACGGCGTCACACCCCCCTTACCTTCGGCAGCATCAGGAACTCCCAGGGCGAGGGGAAATCGCCGACCGGGACTTCGATCACCGTCGGGCCGCCACCTTTGAACGCTTCGCGCAGCCGGAGCCGGAGGTCTTCCGGCGTTTCCGCGTGCAGGCCGCCGGCGCCGAAGCTTTCGGCGAGGCGGACGAGGTCCGGGCTGGTCAGGTCCGCGCCGGATCGTCCGGCCCCCGCAGACCGGGGTGGCCAAGTGGCAGGAACAGCCGCATCGGGCGGTTCCGCAGCGGCGCGAAGCCGAATCCTTCGTAAAAGCGTCTTGCGCTGTCGTTGGCGGCGTCCACGACAAGGGCGTGCATGGCCACCGTCTCGCTGGCTGCCACGACACGCCTGATGGCGTCGGCGAGGAGCATGCTACCAAGACCCTGCCCGTGAACCGAAGAATCGACCGCCAGCCGGCCGACAAGGGCGCACGGCACCGGATGGCGCGGTAGTTTCCGGGAAAGCGTCTCTGGCAGCGAGGTCAACTCGATCGACAGTGCGCTCAGCGTGTAGAAGCCGAGGATGGCATCGGTGTCTCCGTCGGTGCAGACGAACACGCGGGCGATCCGGCGCCGTACGTCCTGGCCGGCCTGGCGCGACAGGTAACGGTCCAGTTCCGGCAAACCGCAGGAAAAGGCTGTCCGGTTATGCCGCCTGTCGAGCGGCCGGATGACCAGCGTGTCGGGATCGGTCAACGCGAGTCGACGCGACGACGGTGTTCCTCCAGGGCCGCGCGTAGGCGGTCGTTCGGAGGCGGCGGGTCGGCGAGGGCGTCGAAGAACCGCATCGCGTCCTCGCGGCCGAGCGTCATGGCCTCGTGCCGGCGGACGGCTTTCTCCGCACTCTCCAGCGCGCTGGAGACGATGAAGCCGCTGACGGTCTTGCCTTCGACGGCCGCAGCCTGCTCGATCTGCAGCTTTGCCGTTCCGCTCAGGCGCAGATTGATTCGTTCGCTTCGGGCCGCGTTCGCAGGAGCCATGCTTCTATCCTCGTTCAATTACAAATATGTACGTCGTTATGGTGCCAAATGCAAGATTGTACCGCTTTGGACTGTTCAGGGTTTGCGCGTCACATCCCCCTTACCTTCGGCAGCATGAGAAAGTCCCAGGGCGAGGGGAAATCGCCGACCGGGACTTCGATCACGGTCGGGCCGCCGCCCTTGAAAGCTTCGCGCAGCCGTTGCCGCAGGTCTTCCGGCGTTTCCGCGCGCAGGCCGCGGGCGCCGAAGCTTTCGGCGAGGCGGACAAAGTCCGGGCTGGTCAGGTCGGAGGCGATCGGGCGGTTGTCGTAATTCTCGATCTGGAAGCGTCTGACGTTGCCGTAGGCGTTGTCGTTGAAGACGACGGCGGTGAGCGGAATGCCGTAGTGGACGGCGGTCGCCAGTTCGGTAATGCCGAACAGCGCGCCGCCGTCGCCGGCAATCGCGACGACCGGCACGTCCGGGCGGGCATGGGCCGCGCCGAGGCCCGACGGGATGCCCCAGCCCAGGGTGCCTTGGTAGGCCGAGGTCAGATGGGTGCGCGGCATGTAGCTCGGGAAGGCGAGGCGCGCCACGTAGCCGACCTGGGTCAGCTCGTCGACGAAGATGCCGTCGCGCGGCAGTTCCGCCCGGATCGCGTCCAGCCAGGCCATCTGCGGGCGGAGCCTGTCCCGGTACGCTTTGGCGAAGCGCGCCTTTTCCGCCGCGGCCCGGTCGCGCCAGGCGTCGCGCTTCGCTTCCCGGCCTTCCAGCGCTGCAACCAGCATCGGCACCGCTTCGCGCGCATCGGCGTGAACCGCGACATCGGGCGCGCGGACGCGGCCGAGCTCCTCCGGGTCGATGTCGATATGGACGATCTTCAGCGCGTCGTCGGTGCCCCACAGCATCTGCTGGTTGAGCCGCGTGCCGATGCCGAGCACGACATCGCAGAGCGCCCACAGCGCATGGCCGACCGGTGCGCCGATGCTCAGCGCGTGCTCGCTCGAGACGACGCCGCGGCCCGTCCGGTAGGCGACGACGGGGGCGGACAGCATTTCCGCCAGGCTTGTCACTGCCTCGCCGCAGTCGAGCGCGCCGCTCCCGACGACGATGAGCGGGCGTTCAGCCGCTTCGAGCATTCCGGCGGCGCGTTCGACGGCTTCCGCGTCGATTTCCGGTGCGGGGTCGGCCGGCGCGGTCAGCGCAGGCGGAACGACGTCCACCGGCGACTTCCAGACGTTGACCGGAACCTCGATGCCGGCCGGCCGGCGCCGGCCGGATTGCACGGCCGTAAAGGCGGATTGCAGGACGGCATGGGCATCGCCGCCGCCGGTGATCCGGGCGGCCTGTTTGGTCAGACCCGCCAGGATTCCGAGCTGGTCCGGCAGTTCGTGGAGCAACCCGAAGCCCTTGCCGATGGCCCGCAGCGGGATCTGGCCGGCCAGCGCCAGCACCGGCGCGTTGGTCGCGTAGGCCGTGGCCAGCGCGGCGGAAGCATTGAGAAATCCGGGTCCGGGCACGACGGCGAACGCCTGCGGCCGGCCGGTCGCCAGGGCGGCGCCCAGCGCCATGTAGGCCGCGCCCTGCTCGTGCCGCGCCGTAACCGGCCTCAGCCGGTTCTGCCGGTCGTAGAGAGCGTCGAAGAAATCGTCGTTCTGCACGCCGGGCAGGCAATAGAGATTTTCGATCCCGTTCTCGATCAGGGTTTCGATGACGAGTTCGGCGACGGTCTCGGGCATGGTCTGGGCCTCGGGCTGACGGGCGGGCGATGATACCTTCGGGGCAATCGCTGGCAACCGGCTCGGCGGCCGCGTTTCGGCTCGGTCTCGCACGCGGCCGGGCGATCGATTATGCTGCCGATCCTGTACGACCGACCGAAAGGCGGGACAGATGGACGGCAACGTCGACGCGGCCGGATTGCAGGTCGTCCGGCTCCGGCCCAATATCGGCGCGGAAATCCGCGGCACCGATCTGGCCGCCGGGATCACGGCGGCGCAGGCGGCGGCGATCCGGGCCGCGCTCAACGACCATGAGGTCGTGATCCTGCGCGACCAGCACATTACCGCCGATCAGCAGATGGCCTTCGCCCGGCATTTCGGCGAGCTCTCGATCCATCCTTTTTCGCCCAACCTGCCGGACAAGCCGGCGCTGATCGTGCTCGACAATTCGGGCGACAATCCGCCGTTCTCAACCGATGTCTGGCATACCGACGAGAGTTTCCGCAATGCGCCGCCCATGGCGACGATCCTGTGCGCCAAGGTTCTGCCGCCGCTGGGGGGCGATACCCTGTTCGCCAGCATGACGAGCGCTTTCGAGGGTCTGAGCGACCGGATGCAGCAGCTGATTTCCGGCCTGGAGGCGGTGCACGATTTCAAGCCGTTCCGCGCGCTGTTCCCCGATACGCCGGAAGGCCGCCGGGCACTGCGCGACATGGAAGACGCGTTTCCCGGAACCGCCCATCCGATCGTGCGGATTCATCCGGAAACCAAGCGCAGGGTTCTGTTCGTCAACCCGCAGTTCACCATCGGCATCAAGGGCATGAAGGAAGAGGAGAGCCGGACCATCCTCGACTTCCTGTTCCGCCAGGCGCGCATTCCCGAATACCAGTTCCGCCTCGAATGGGCGGTCGGCACGGTCGCCTTCTGGGACAACCGTTCGGTGCAGCACTATGCAACCCACGATTACCTGCCGCACCGGCGCACGATGCAGCGGGTGACCATCAAGGGCGATCCGGTCGTCGGCCTGGTCGACGGGACCGTCCGGACAGCGGATCGGTCGGCCGACGCGGCACGCAACGACGGCGGCGTGGTCCGCCAGTTCGCGCGGAAAAAATCCTGACCGGTTTCGCGCCGGCCGTTAAGGACGCCGGGCATGACGCCGGAAACGGCGGCGATGCCGATACGACGCATCGGTCGCCGGGTTGCCGGCTTTCGCGGAATGCCGCGAGGCGCTAGGTTCGCCTGTCGAATTCGAGCGGAGAGAGGCGGACCATGGGCGCCAGGGTGTATCGGGACTACGACCAGGAGGCGCTCGACGCTGCCTACAACGCCCGCGCGACGGTCGATTTCGACGCCACGATCGCGATGTGGGAAGCCGAGGCCGCGGCAGCGCGCAAGGCGCTGGACGGCGATCTCAACAAACCCTTCGGAACGTCCGACATGGAAGTGCTGGACGTCTTCCCCGCCGGCAGCAGGGGCGGCCCGATGCACCTGTTCATTCACGGCGGCTACTGGCGCGCGCTGACCAAGGAGGAGCACAGCTTCGTCGCCGCCGGGCTGGTGCCGGCGGGCGCGACGGTCGCGGTCAACTCCTACGACCTGTGCCCCGCGGTGACGCTCGACACGATTATCGAGCAATGCCGGCAGGCTGTCGTCTGGTGCTGGAACCGTGCGGCAGACTATGGCGCGGACCGGGACCGCCTCTTCGTCTCCGGCCATTCCGCCGGCGGCCATCTCACCGCCATGATGCTGGCGACCGACTGGACGCGCTACGGCCTGCCGGCGGACGCGATCAAGGGCGTCACGCCGATCAGCGGCCTGTTCGACCTGGAGCCCCTGCGCCTCGCCTACATCAACGAGTGGATACAACTGGAAGCGGCCGACGTCCCTCGCGTGAGCCCGGTGCACAACCCGCCGCCGCCCCGGCCCGGCAAGAGCGCGCCGGTCACGATCTCCTACGGCACGAAGGACCCAATTGAATTCGGCCCCCAGGCGGACGCCTACCTGAAATCCCTGGCGGATAACGGCGTTGAGGCGGACCTCTACGTCCAGGGCGGCGCCGACCATTTCGCCGCCGCCTTCTGCCTGCGCGATCCGGAAAGCCCGCTCGCCCGCCTGATCCAGGCGCAGATGGGGCTGTAGGGGAGGGTCGAACCGTTCCCTGCCTCGGCAGCAGGGGCCGGTTTGCCGTCCCGGCGGGCACATACGCCGCTATATCCCGGAAATCGACCGGCAATCGATTAAAAGAACGCTTGCGGAACAGGCGCAAGCGGCGATAGTTTCCCTTGTCTCAGCAGGTCGATGAGGGAGCCGGTGAAATGTCGAAGCGGGCGGTTGGCATCCTTGTCGCGGCGATAGCGCTTGTCCTGGTGGCGGCTGTGTCCCTGCCGGCAGCGGCGCAGACCTTCGATGATGCCTTCGCAGCCTACGAACGCGGCGACTACGCCGCGGCCTATCGCGGCTTCCGGCCCATCGCGGAACGGGGCGACGCGCGGGCGCAATACTATCTTGGCCAACTGTACAGAAGCGGCCTGGGCGTTCCGCAGGACTTTGCCGAGGCCGCGCGATGGTACGGCCGGGCCGCCGCGCAGGGCGACGCAAGGGCCCAGACCGCCCTCGCCTATCAGTATCATGTCGGCGAAGGCGTCGCGCAGGACTATGGCGAAGCGCTCCGCTGGTATCGCCGCGCCGCCGACCGGGGCGATGCCTTGGCGGCTTACAATATCGGCACCATGCACTTTTCCGGCAAGGGCGTCCCGAAAGACTACGTCCAGGCCGAGCGGTGGTACCGCGTCGCCGCCGGGCGCGGCAGTCACAGGGCCGAATACAATCTCGGCTATATGTTCGAGCACGGCACAGGCGTGCGCCGGGACTACGCCGAGGCCGGGCGATGGTACCGCCGCGCTGCCGAGAGCGGCCATGCGAAAGCCCAGCACCAGCTTGCCCGGCTGTACGAATTCGGATGGGGCGTGCGGCAGGATTATGCCGAGGCCGCAAAATGGTATCGCCGCGCTGCCGACCGGGGACTCGCCGACGCCCAGAACAGTCTCGGCACCCTGTACAGCTACGGCCAGGGTGTGAAACGGGACCACGCCGCGGCCGCGCACTGGTTCCGCCGCGCCGCCGAACAGGGCGACGCCATGGCCCAGAGCAATCTCGGCTTCCGCTACGAACATGGCGAGGGCGTTCCGCAGAGCTACGAAGAAGCCATGCGCTGGTACCGCCGCGCGGCTGCGCAGGGCAACGCCATCGCCCGCAACAGTATCGGCGACATGTACAATCTCGGCCGGGGCGTCCGGCAGGACCGGGCCGAAGCCGCGCGCTGGTACCGTCTGGCCGCCGGGCAGGGCCTTCCCCTGGCCCAGTACAATCTCGGGCGTTTGTACGAGCGGGGCGCCGGCGTTCCACGGGATTTCGTCCGGGCGTACAAATGGTTCAGCCTTGCGGCCGCCCGCGCCTCGGCCCGGGAAGCGCAACTCCGCGGGTATGCGGTGCAGGACCGAAACCGCGTGGCGGCCCGCCTGACGCAGGCGCAACTGGCCCGGGCACAACGGCTGACGCGGGAATGGCGCCCGGGCAGGGACGCGAAACCTCCGGCGCGGCCCCCGGCCGGCGACGGCCCGGACCGCAAGACCGTCGCCGCGGCGCAACACGCCCTTGCAGAACTCGGCTACGATCCCGGTCCGGCGGACGGCGTTATGGGTCCGCGGACCCGCGCGGCCCTCCGCGCTTTCCAGGCGTCGGCCGGATTGCCGGCGGACGGCCGCCTGTCGAAGAAAACCGCCGAGGCGCTTGTCGCCGCTTTCGTCGCCGCCAAAGCCGCCCCGGCCGGCACCGGTAAAGCCCGCCGTCCGATCGAACTGGCGGGCGCCGGGTCCGGCTTCCGCGTCGGCGCCGCCGGGCACATCCTGACCAACGCCCATGTCGTGCGCGGGTGCCGCGAAGTGCGGGTTCCGCCTGCGCCGCACATGAAGTCCCGCCGGGTTGCGGTTGCCGCGCGCAACGATGCGGCGGACCTCGCCCTGCTCGAAGGTCCGGCGGGCGGCCGGTCCGCGGCGTTCCGCCGGGGCCGCGGCATCCGGCCGGGTGCGGGCGTGGTCGTGGCCGGTTATCCGCTCCACGGTATGCTTGCCGCGGGCGTCAACGTAAGCATCGGCAGCGTCTCGGCCCTGGCCGGGCCCGGCAACGACAATCGACTGATCCAGATTTCCGCGCCTGTTCAGCCCGGCAACAGCGGCGGTCCGGTGCTGGACTACGCCGGCAATATCGTCGGCGTTGTCGTGGCGCGCCTCGATGCTGCCAAGACCGCCCGCGCGACGGGCAGCCTGCCGCAAAATGTCAATTTTGCCGTCAGCGCGGGGACGGCGCGCGCCTTCCTCGACGCGGAAGGCGTTGCCTATGCCACCGCTCCGTCGGTCGAGAAGCGGGCGCCGGAAGATGTCGCGGCGGCGGCGCGCAAGTTCACCGTCCTCGTCGAGTGCTGGAAGTAGCGGCGGAGGTTCCGGCAGCGCGCCGGTCGCAACGGAGCGTTCGAAGCCCCGTCGTCAATTCCTGAAGGCTGCCGCGCAGAATCGGGAAAACCGGCCTCCGACAGAAGCGGCGTACGGTTGCAGGAAATCCAGAACCGGCGATAATCGAAATTCCGCAACGATCGGGCGGGGGAGCCGGTAGGATGACGATGCGGGCGGTTCTGCCCTTTGTCCCGGCGGTAATGCTTGTCCTGTCGGTTGCGTTCGCACTGCCGGCAGCCGCGCAGACCTATCGGGAATCCCTGGCGGCCTATAAGCGCGGCGACTACGCAACGGCCTATCGAGGATTTCGGCGCCTCGCCGGACAGGGTAACGCCAGGGCCCAGTATTTTCTTGCAAACATGTACGGCAAGGGCCGGGGCGTTCGCCGGAATTACACGACGGCCGTGAGGTGGTATCGCCGCTCTGCCGAACAGGGCGATATCTATTCGCAGGCTATGCTCGGGGTCCACTACGAAACCGGCGTCGGCGTCCGGCGGAACCTGATTTACGCGCACAAGTGGTTCAGCCTTGCGATCTCCCGATCCACAGTCGGTCAAAGGGGCGTACGGGATTATGCAGCGAAACGTCGAAACAACCTGGCGAGGCGTCTGACCGGATCGGCGCTCAGCCAGGCGCGATGGCTCGCGCGGAAATGGCGGCCGCGCAAGGAAACGGCGCTCCGGCCACCGCCGCGAAGAAACGCCCTCCGGCCACGCCAGGTCGCGTCGCTGCAACGTGCCCTGGCCCGTCTCGGCTACGATCCGGGACCCGCCGACGGCGTTCTGGGTCCGAGGTCCCGGGCCGCCATCCGCGCGTTTCAGGCGTCGGTCGGTCTGCCGGCGAACGGCCGCGTATCGAAGCGGCTGGTGAACGCGGTTGTCGATGCGCTCCGGCGCGCTTCCGCCTTCGGCCCGGCCCGCCGTTCTCGCAGAATGGCGGGCACCGGGTCCGGTTTTCGCGTCAGCGCCCGCGGCCACATTCTGACCAACGCGCATGTCGTGCGCGGCTGTCTCGAAGTGCGGGTCCCGCCGTCGCCGAACGCCCGTTCCCGGCGGGTCGCCGTCGGCGCGCGCGACGACGGCGCCGATCTTGCCCTGCTCGCCGGTCCGGCGGGCCGGCCTTTCGCGGCGTTCCGCCAGGGGCGCCGCATACGTCCGGCCGCGAGCGTGATCGTCGCCGGCTATCCGCTCCACGGCCTTCTTGCAACCGGGCTGAACGTCAGCAAGGGCATCGTCTCCGCGCTGGCCGGACCGCGAAACAACCGGCGCATGATCCAGATTTCCGCCCCGGTCCAGAGAGGAAACAGCGGCGGGCCGGTGCTGGATTCGGCCGGCAACGTCGTCGGTGTCGTCGTATCGAAGCTCAATGCCCTCAAGGTTGCCCGCGTAACCGGCGACATTCCTCAGAACGTGAATTTCGCCGTCAGCGCGAGAACGGCGCGGGCCTTCCTCAACGGCGAGGGTGTCGCCTATGCGACGGCGCCGTCGGACATTGCCCGGACGCCGGAAGACGTCGCGGCGGCGGCGCGGAAGTTCACCGTCCTCGTCGAGTGCTGGAGGTAGCGGCCGCATTTGCGGTTGCGGACCGGGTGTAGGGGAGGGTTTGAAACCCTCCCCTACGGCGTCCGCAGGACGTCGATAGGCTATTCTGCTGGTTCGCCGGAGCCGGTACCGCGGACACGACTTTCTTTCCGGTTGCCAAAGCGCCCCGGCGAACTCAATTCGGGCTGGCATCGACCGAGCTTCAGAATTACGGACCGCCAGCATGACCGAACCGGCCACCGACATTTTATTCGAGACCCAGAGCCAGGGCGCCTTCCGCTACATGGCGCCGGCGGCGGAATCCTCGCTCTACCGCAACGGCAAGGTGCTGACCCGGCGCGACCTCGACGGCAGCGACAGCGGCTTCGAGGGCATCGACCTGGAAAGCCGCGAAATGTCGATCGTCGATGCGCGCGACCTGGCGCCTGAGGAACAGCCGACGCTGGCCGCCAACGGCTTCGAACTGCTCGACCGGCCGACGGCCCATCCCGGGCTCGATTTCCTCGATCACGAGGCGGTGGTGCGGACCTATTATCCGGAGTGCGTGGCGATCATGCAGGCGGCGACCGGCGCGGCGACGGTCGCGGCGTTCGACCACAATGTCCGCTCGGCCTCCGGCAAGTCCGACAAGCGGCGCATCGCCGGCGGCCAGCAGGTTCAGGGGC is a window encoding:
- a CDS encoding alpha/beta hydrolase — protein: MAEIVLVHGGWHGGWCWRPVADRLRTEGHTVYAPSLTGLADRSHLLGPDVGLETHIADIRHLVEWEDLTDVVLVGHSYGGFVTTCVADRIPSRIGALVYLDAFVPEPGTCVADNLSQERLELARTEAQKRGGGWRVSPPDAALWTDDPGLRDWINARTTDHPLRTFEDALTLATDWERVVRKMYIQAERHSETRFRDISRKYEPDPNWTVHRLPTFHDAMLTMPDETARLIHSAVPDRSSAQ
- a CDS encoding GNAT family N-acetyltransferase, whose protein sequence is MTDPDTLVIRPLDRRHNRTAFSCGLPELDRYLSRQAGQDVRRRIARVFVCTDGDTDAILGFYTLSALSIELTSLPETLSRKLPRHPVPCALVGRLAVDSSVHGQGLGSMLLADAIRRVVAASETVAMHALVVDAANDSARRFYEGFGFAPLRNRPMRLFLPLGHPGLRGPDDPART
- a CDS encoding thiamine pyrophosphate-binding protein; translated protein: MPETVAELVIETLIENGIENLYCLPGVQNDDFFDALYDRQNRLRPVTARHEQGAAYMALGAALATGRPQAFAVVPGPGFLNASAALATAYATNAPVLALAGQIPLRAIGKGFGLLHELPDQLGILAGLTKQAARITGGGDAHAVLQSAFTAVQSGRRRPAGIEVPVNVWKSPVDVVPPALTAPADPAPEIDAEAVERAAGMLEAAERPLIVVGSGALDCGEAVTSLAEMLSAPVVAYRTGRGVVSSEHALSIGAPVGHALWALCDVVLGIGTRLNQQMLWGTDDALKIVHIDIDPEELGRVRAPDVAVHADAREAVPMLVAALEGREAKRDAWRDRAAAEKARFAKAYRDRLRPQMAWLDAIRAELPRDGIFVDELTQVGYVARLAFPSYMPRTHLTSAYQGTLGWGIPSGLGAAHARPDVPVVAIAGDGGALFGITELATAVHYGIPLTAVVFNDNAYGNVRRFQIENYDNRPIASDLTSPDFVRLAESFGARGLRAETPEDLRQRLREAFKGGGPTVIEVPVGDFPSPWDFLMLPKVRGM
- a CDS encoding TauD/TfdA family dioxygenase yields the protein MDGNVDAAGLQVVRLRPNIGAEIRGTDLAAGITAAQAAAIRAALNDHEVVILRDQHITADQQMAFARHFGELSIHPFSPNLPDKPALIVLDNSGDNPPFSTDVWHTDESFRNAPPMATILCAKVLPPLGGDTLFASMTSAFEGLSDRMQQLISGLEAVHDFKPFRALFPDTPEGRRALRDMEDAFPGTAHPIVRIHPETKRRVLFVNPQFTIGIKGMKEEESRTILDFLFRQARIPEYQFRLEWAVGTVAFWDNRSVQHYATHDYLPHRRTMQRVTIKGDPVVGLVDGTVRTADRSADAARNDGGVVRQFARKKS
- a CDS encoding alpha/beta hydrolase — translated: MGARVYRDYDQEALDAAYNARATVDFDATIAMWEAEAAAARKALDGDLNKPFGTSDMEVLDVFPAGSRGGPMHLFIHGGYWRALTKEEHSFVAAGLVPAGATVAVNSYDLCPAVTLDTIIEQCRQAVVWCWNRAADYGADRDRLFVSGHSAGGHLTAMMLATDWTRYGLPADAIKGVTPISGLFDLEPLRLAYINEWIQLEAADVPRVSPVHNPPPPRPGKSAPVTISYGTKDPIEFGPQADAYLKSLADNGVEADLYVQGGADHFAAAFCLRDPESPLARLIQAQMGL
- a CDS encoding trypsin-like peptidase domain-containing protein is translated as MSKRAVGILVAAIALVLVAAVSLPAAAQTFDDAFAAYERGDYAAAYRGFRPIAERGDARAQYYLGQLYRSGLGVPQDFAEAARWYGRAAAQGDARAQTALAYQYHVGEGVAQDYGEALRWYRRAADRGDALAAYNIGTMHFSGKGVPKDYVQAERWYRVAAGRGSHRAEYNLGYMFEHGTGVRRDYAEAGRWYRRAAESGHAKAQHQLARLYEFGWGVRQDYAEAAKWYRRAADRGLADAQNSLGTLYSYGQGVKRDHAAAAHWFRRAAEQGDAMAQSNLGFRYEHGEGVPQSYEEAMRWYRRAAAQGNAIARNSIGDMYNLGRGVRQDRAEAARWYRLAAGQGLPLAQYNLGRLYERGAGVPRDFVRAYKWFSLAAARASAREAQLRGYAVQDRNRVAARLTQAQLARAQRLTREWRPGRDAKPPARPPAGDGPDRKTVAAAQHALAELGYDPGPADGVMGPRTRAALRAFQASAGLPADGRLSKKTAEALVAAFVAAKAAPAGTGKARRPIELAGAGSGFRVGAAGHILTNAHVVRGCREVRVPPAPHMKSRRVAVAARNDAADLALLEGPAGGRSAAFRRGRGIRPGAGVVVAGYPLHGMLAAGVNVSIGSVSALAGPGNDNRLIQISAPVQPGNSGGPVLDYAGNIVGVVVARLDAAKTARATGSLPQNVNFAVSAGTARAFLDAEGVAYATAPSVEKRAPEDVAAAARKFTVLVECWK
- a CDS encoding DUF1778 domain-containing protein — protein: MAPANAARSERINLRLSGTAKLQIEQAAAVEGKTVSGFIVSSALESAEKAVRRHEAMTLGREDAMRFFDALADPPPPNDRLRAALEEHRRRVDSR
- a CDS encoding trypsin-like peptidase domain-containing protein, with protein sequence MTMRAVLPFVPAVMLVLSVAFALPAAAQTYRESLAAYKRGDYATAYRGFRRLAGQGNARAQYFLANMYGKGRGVRRNYTTAVRWYRRSAEQGDIYSQAMLGVHYETGVGVRRNLIYAHKWFSLAISRSTVGQRGVRDYAAKRRNNLARRLTGSALSQARWLARKWRPRKETALRPPPRRNALRPRQVASLQRALARLGYDPGPADGVLGPRSRAAIRAFQASVGLPANGRVSKRLVNAVVDALRRASAFGPARRSRRMAGTGSGFRVSARGHILTNAHVVRGCLEVRVPPSPNARSRRVAVGARDDGADLALLAGPAGRPFAAFRQGRRIRPAASVIVAGYPLHGLLATGLNVSKGIVSALAGPRNNRRMIQISAPVQRGNSGGPVLDSAGNVVGVVVSKLNALKVARVTGDIPQNVNFAVSARTARAFLNGEGVAYATAPSDIARTPEDVAAAARKFTVLVECWR